Proteins from a single region of Tachysurus vachellii isolate PV-2020 chromosome 15, HZAU_Pvac_v1, whole genome shotgun sequence:
- the cbln18 gene encoding cerebellin 18 produces MKIGTVAVLVLLGTLCPCVKAQVSTPVDILWQAAANWTGPLPCGGWDCDCVFSNSKGCCCVAVPVFQLEEATFMRLVGLWKDLNSLNNQIQEITGRRNVAFAATLTPFTGCVGPYNKNVSMSYGNVTLNQGYGYNPALGTFTAPRVGLYSFSYTVYSNVGAEGERIYHKVQLMKDGQVIASSWEDNREDSEDSATQTVLLKMKQGNQVYMELTSGRFLCADTQGYNSFSGYLVYPMSDI; encoded by the exons ATGAAGATAGGCACAGTGGCTGTTCTGGTCCTGCTGGGAACACTGTGTCCATGTGTAAAGGCACAAGTCAGCACACCTGTAGATATTCTATGGCAAGCTGCAG ctaaTTGGACTGGGCCTCTGCCCTGTGGAGGATgggactgtgactgtgtgttcagtaattcAAAAGGCTGCTGTTGTGTGGCTGTACCTGTTTTCCAGCTAGAAGAGGCAACCTTCATGCGCTTGGTGGGCCTATGGAAGGATTTGAACAGTCTCAATAACCAGATTCAGGAAATTACAG gGAGACGTAATGTAGCATTTGCAGCTACACTGACACCTTTTACTGGATGTGTTGGACCTTACAACAAGAACGTGTCAATGTCTTACGGGAATGTCACACTAAACCAAGGCTATGGGTATAATCCTGCATTAG gaACGTTCACAGCCCCTCGTGTTGGCCTTTACTCCTTCTCCTACACGGTTTATTCTAATGTGGGAGCAGAAGGAGAGCGCATCTACCACAAGGTACAGCTAATGAAAGACGGCCAGGTGATAGCCTCTTCCTGGGAAGACAACCGTGAGGACTCGGAGGACAGCGCAACACAGACGGTGCTCCTTAAGATGAAACAAGGCAACCAGGTTTATATGGAGCTGACGTCTGGAAGGTTTCTGTGTGCCGACACGCAGGGCTACAACTCCTTCAGTGGATACCTGGTCTATCCTATGTCTGATATTTAG